From Aurantimicrobium sp. INA4, one genomic window encodes:
- a CDS encoding thiamine pyrophosphate-dependent dehydrogenase E1 component subunit alpha — protein sequence MADETLDPMVQFLTPEGNFAPSESAEEFMPYFQRLTEADHRKFYRDMVVIRRFDTEATNLQRQGQLALWVPSHGQEGAQVGSAHATKDQDHIFPAYREHAIGMIRGIDVLDIIRVLRGLTHGGWDPKNPAYKNFHIYTLVIGSQALHATGYGMGINFDGTTNTGNPDTDQAVIVYFGDGATSQGDVSEAFVFAASYQTPQVFFVQNNHWAISVPVSTQARVPLYKRGEGFGIPGVQVDGNDVFASYAVTAKQLDDARSGKGPSLIEAHTYRIGAHTSSDDPTKYRTDAELDSWIARDPISRMEAFLRNAGAPQSFFDEVHQEAADFASDIRRRTVDLKNPEPASMFNHVYTDPHPVMDEQSAWLAAYEASFDEQGGGH from the coding sequence ATGGCCGATGAGACTTTAGATCCCATGGTGCAGTTCCTCACGCCCGAAGGTAACTTTGCTCCCAGCGAGAGCGCTGAAGAGTTTATGCCCTACTTCCAGCGCTTGACTGAGGCTGATCACCGCAAGTTCTACCGCGACATGGTTGTCATTCGTCGTTTCGATACCGAAGCAACCAACCTGCAGCGTCAGGGACAACTCGCGTTATGGGTTCCTAGCCACGGCCAAGAGGGTGCACAGGTTGGTTCAGCCCACGCCACCAAAGACCAAGACCACATTTTTCCCGCATACCGCGAGCATGCCATCGGCATGATTCGTGGCATTGATGTCTTAGACATCATCCGTGTTCTTCGCGGATTGACGCACGGCGGCTGGGATCCCAAAAACCCTGCGTATAAGAACTTCCATATCTATACCCTCGTGATTGGTTCGCAGGCTTTGCATGCCACCGGTTATGGCATGGGCATCAACTTTGATGGCACCACCAACACCGGGAACCCTGACACAGACCAGGCCGTCATTGTGTATTTCGGTGATGGTGCAACAAGCCAGGGTGATGTCAGCGAAGCCTTTGTCTTCGCTGCCAGCTATCAAACGCCTCAGGTGTTCTTTGTGCAAAACAACCACTGGGCTATCTCGGTCCCGGTCAGCACTCAAGCACGTGTTCCGCTGTACAAGCGCGGTGAAGGCTTCGGCATCCCCGGCGTTCAGGTAGACGGTAATGACGTCTTTGCGAGCTATGCGGTTACCGCGAAACAGCTCGATGATGCCCGCAGCGGTAAAGGCCCGAGCCTGATCGAGGCACACACCTACCGCATTGGTGCACACACCTCGAGTGATGATCCCACCAAATACCGCACCGATGCGGAACTGGATTCCTGGATCGCCCGCGACCCCATCAGCCGTATGGAAGCATTCCTACGCAACGCAGGTGCGCCCCAGTCCTTCTTTGATGAAGTTCACCAGGAAGCTGCAGACTTCGCCAGCGATATTCGCCGCCGCACCGTCGATTTGAAGAACCCTGAACCTGCCAGCATGTTCAACCACGTTTACACCGACCCACATCCAGTCATGGATGAGCAAAGCGCATGGCTGGCTGCCTATGAGGCATCCTTCGACGAGCAGGGAGGTGGTCACTAG
- a CDS encoding alpha-ketoacid dehydrogenase subunit beta, whose translation MAIENLPLGKAINLGLRQAMLNDPKVIMMGEDIGTLGGVFRVTEGLKQEFGANRVLDTPLAESGIVGTAIGLAMRGYRPVVEIQFNGFVYPAFDQITSQLAKLTNRHEGAMQFPVVIRIPYGGHIGAVEHHQESNEAYFLHTAGLRVVSPCNPHDAYWMIQESIQSNDPVIFFEPMSRYWPKADVDTSASNFPLHASRVVRQGTDVTVVGHGAMVSVLLQAAEVAAQEGMSLEVIDLRSLSPIDYAPVLESVRKTGRCVIAQEAPGNVSLASEVAATITEKAFYSLEAPVLRVTGFDTPFPPAKLEAIYLPDSDRVLDAVDRVLSY comes from the coding sequence GTGGCTATTGAAAACCTTCCATTAGGTAAGGCCATTAACCTGGGTCTGCGTCAGGCGATGCTTAATGACCCCAAGGTCATCATGATGGGTGAAGATATTGGAACCCTCGGTGGTGTCTTCCGTGTCACCGAAGGACTCAAGCAAGAATTTGGCGCTAACCGCGTGCTCGATACCCCGCTCGCCGAATCTGGAATCGTGGGTACAGCCATTGGTTTGGCCATGCGCGGCTACCGCCCCGTTGTCGAGATTCAGTTCAACGGTTTTGTGTATCCCGCCTTTGACCAAATCACTAGCCAGCTGGCGAAGCTCACCAACCGCCACGAGGGCGCCATGCAATTCCCCGTCGTGATCCGTATTCCTTATGGTGGCCACATTGGTGCAGTAGAGCACCACCAGGAAAGCAATGAGGCCTATTTCTTGCACACTGCAGGTTTGCGCGTGGTCAGCCCCTGCAATCCTCACGATGCCTATTGGATGATCCAAGAATCCATCCAGTCCAACGACCCCGTGATCTTCTTCGAGCCCATGAGTCGATACTGGCCCAAGGCAGATGTTGACACCTCAGCATCAAACTTCCCTCTGCATGCATCACGAGTCGTGCGCCAAGGAACCGACGTGACGGTTGTTGGTCACGGAGCGATGGTCAGCGTTCTGCTGCAGGCAGCAGAAGTCGCTGCCCAAGAAGGCATGAGCTTGGAAGTGATCGACCTGCGTTCACTCTCTCCGATTGATTACGCGCCAGTGTTGGAATCCGTTCGCAAGACCGGTCGTTGTGTGATTGCTCAGGAAGCCCCCGGCAATGTGAGCCTGGCTTCAGAGGTTGCCGCCACCATCACAGAGAAGGCCTTCTACTCTCTCGAAGCCCCCGTGCTGCGCGTGACAGGATTCGACACCCCCTTCCCTCCAGCAAAGCTTGAGGCCATCTACCTACCCGACTCGGACCGCGTCCTCGACGCTGTCGACCGAGTGCTGAGTTACTAG